Proteins co-encoded in one Oreochromis aureus strain Israel breed Guangdong linkage group 3, ZZ_aureus, whole genome shotgun sequence genomic window:
- the LOC116321116 gene encoding LOW QUALITY PROTEIN: amidophosphoribosyltransferase-like (The sequence of the model RefSeq protein was modified relative to this genomic sequence to represent the inferred CDS: inserted 2 bases in 1 codon; substituted 1 base at 1 genomic stop codon) has translation MEFEESSIGEECGVFGCVAAGEWPTQLDVAQVLTLGLVALQHRGQECAGIVTSNGASPPTYTTHKGMGLVSTAFPPEALTKLRYGNLGICHTCYSTTGISELQNCQPFVVDTLHGKIAVAHNGELVNAHALRKKVMRHGVGLSTSSDSELITQLLALTPPMEELDSPDWVARIKNLMTETPTSYSLLVMFKDVVYAVRDPYGNRPLCIGQLVPISKLHSPGAQEEDTEGWVVSSESCSFQSIGAKYYREVLPGEIVQISRHGVTSLSVVPRPEGGLPAFCIFEYVYFARPDXIFEGQMVYTVRQRCGRQLAVESPTDADVVSTVPESVTPAALGYAQQSGLPYVEVLCKNXYVGRTFIQPNTRLRQLGVAKKFGALTDNFAGKRVVLIDDSIVRGNTISPIIKLLKEAGAKEVHIRVASPPVRFPCYMGINIPTKEELIANKPEFEDIAGYIGI, from the exons ATGGAGTTCGAGGAGTCGAGTATCGGAGAGGAGTGCGGAGTGTTCGGGTGCGTCGCTGCCGGAGAGTGGCCCACACAGCTGGACGTGGCTCAGGTCTTAACTTTGGGCTTGGTGGCGTTACAGCACAG gGGGCAGGAATGTGCTGGGATTGTCACAAGTAATGGAGCCAGTCCACCCACATACACAACACACAAG GGAATGGGATTAGTGAGCACAGCTTTTCCACCCGAGGCTCTCACCAAACTGCGCTATGGTAACCTCGGCATTTGCCACACATGCTATTCAACTACTGGGATCTCAGAGCTGCAGAACTGCCAGCCCTTTGTGGTGGATACACTGCATGGCAAGATAGCTGTAGCTCACAATGGAGAGCTGGTTAATGCCCATGCCCTGCGGAAAAAG GTGATGCGCCATGGCGTCGGCCTCTCCACCAGCTCAGACAGCGAGCTCATCACCCAGCTGCTGGCACTGACTCCACCTATGGAGGAGCTAGACTCACCTGACTGGGTTGCCAG aaTTAAAAACCTCATGActgaaacaccaacatcatACTCACTGCTGGTCATGTTCAAAGATGTCGTCTATGCGGTTCGTGACCCTTATGGAAACAGGCCGCTGTGCATTGGGCAGCTTGTTCCCATCTCCAAACTACACAGTCCAG GCGCTCAAGAGGAAGATACTGAGGGCTGGGTTGTGTCATCAGAGTCGTGCAGCTTCCAGTCTATTGGTGCCAA GTATTACAGGGAGGTCTTGCCAGGAGAGATAGTCCAGATATCCAGACATGGTGTCACGTCTCTGAGTGTTGTGCCCCGGCCTGAGGGAGGCCTCCCAGCCTTCTGCATTTTTGAATATGTTTATTTTGCCAGACCGGA TATTTTTGAAG GGCAGATGGTTTATACTGTCAGACAGCGCTGTGGGCGACAGTTGGCCGTCGAGTCTCCGACAGATGCAGACGTTGTCAGCACTGTGCCAGAGTCTGTGACCCCTGCTGCTCTGGGCTACGCTCAGCAG TCTGGTCTTCCATACGTTGAAGTTCTGTGTAAGAACTGATATGTTGGAAGAACCTTTATCCAGCCAAATACCCGCTTGAGGCAGCTAGGAGTGGCCAAGAAGTTTGGAGCATTGACGGACAACTTTGCTGGGAAACGAGTGGTGCTCATTGATGACTCCATCGTCAGAGGCAACACAATTTCCCCCATTATCAAATTGCTGAAGGAAGCAGGGGCAAAAGAG GTGCACATCAGGGTGGCTTCTCCACCAGTCAGGTTCCCCTGCTACATGGGCATCAACATCCCAACCAAGGAGGAGCTCATCGCCAACAAGCCGGAGTTTGAGGACATTGCTGGTTATATTGGTATTTAA
- the LOC120434429 gene encoding multifunctional protein ADE2-like: MCLEGVQLYLMLVEVFESEYSRKKYYYLCGYCFPALVVGISAAIDYRSSGTKKACWLRVDNYFIWSFIGPVSFVIMGCSGSTSTMASTPGTARALIRTLELQLDLHVLILSLFSELKISQKLNEGKTKQIFELVDQPGLVLVQSKDQITAGNAVRKDQMEGKAAIANKTTSCVFQLLQDSGIKTAFVKQHSDTAFIAAHCQMIPIEWVCRRVATGSFLKRNPGVKEGYRFSPLKMEMFFKDDANNDPQWSEEQLLEAKLCVAGLTIGQCEVDIMSRSTVAIFEIVEKAWATQNCTLVDMKIEFGVSVKSGEIVLADVIDNDSWRLWPAGDRSQQKDKQVYRELKEVTPEAMQMVKRNFEWVSERVKLLLEPQASSRVVLLMGSTSDVAHCEKIRKACASYGLPCVLRVTSAHKGPDETLRIKAEYEGDGIPTVFVAVAGRSNGLGPVMSGNTAYPVISCPPLTPDWGPQDVWSSLRMPSGLGCSTVLSPGACAQFAAQILGLRDHLVWCKLRASMLNTWVSLKLADKKLQACSL; the protein is encoded by the exons ATGTGTCTGGAGGGTGTGCAGCTCTATCTCATGCTGGTGGAGGTCTTTGAGAGCGAGTACTCACGCAAAAAGTACTACTATCTGTGCGGCTACTGCTTCCCCGCACTGGTGGTGGGCATCTCTGCAGCCATAGACTACAGGAGCTCTGGGACCAAGAAAGC ATGCTGGCTGCGAGTGGATAACTACTTCATCTGGAGCTTCATTGGACCTGTTTCATTTGTTATTATG GGCTGCTCAGGATCCACGAGCACCATGGCCTCCACCCCAGGTACTGCACGAGCCTTAATCCGCACTTTAGAGCTTCAGTTAGATCTGCACGTTTTAATTCTTTCCTTGTTTTCAGAGTTAAAAATCAGCCAGAAGCTCAATGAGGGCAAGActaaacagatttttgagcTCGTGGACCAGCCGGGACTGGTTCTAGTCCAGTCTAAGGACCAGATCACAGCTGGGAACGCCGTGAGGAAAGATCAGATGGAGGGCAAAGCTGCCATTGCCAACAAAACCACGAGCTGTGtgttccagctgctgcagga CTCAGGCATTAAGACGGCCTTTGTTAAGCAGCACTCGGACACGGCGTTCATCGCAGCGCACTGCCAGATGATACCCATTGAGTGGGTGTGTCGCAGAGTGGCGACTGGATCTTTCCTCAAGAGGAATCCAGGAGTCAAAGAGGGCTACCGCTTTTCTCCTCTAAAGATGGAGATGTTCTTTAAA GATGATGCCAACAATGATCCTCAGTGGTCAGAGGAGCAGCTGCTGGAGGCCAAACTGTGTGTGGCTGGGCTCACTATTGGTCAGTGTGAGGTGGACATAATGAGTCGCAGCACTGTGGCCATTTTTGAGATAGTGGAGAAGGCCTGGGCCACTCAGAACTGCACCCTGGTGGACATGAAG ATTGAATTTGGCGTCAGTGTGAAAAGTGGAGAGATTGTGCTCGCTGACGTGATTGACAACGATTCATGGAGGCTTTGGCCAGCTGGAGATCGGAGCCAGCAAAAAGACAAACAG GTTTACAGAGAGCTGAAGGAAGTGACCCCAGAGGCAATgcagatggtgaagaggaattTTGAGTGGGTCTCTGAAAGGGTCAAG TTGCTGCTGGAGCCCCAGGCAAGCAGCAGGGTGGTGCTTTTAATGGGCTCCACCTCAGACGTGGCCCATTGTGAAAAGATAAGAAAGGCGTGCGCCTCCTACGGGCTCCCCTGTGTCCTCAGAGTCACCTCGGCACACAAGGGTCCAGATGAGACGCTGCGCATTAAAGCGGAATATGAAG GTGATGGCATACCCACTGTGTTCGTGGCTGTGGCTGGGAGGAGTAACGGCCTCGGCCCAGTGATGTCTGGTAACACGGCTTACCCTGTGATCAGCTGCCCTCCTCTCACTCCAGACTGGGGACCACAAGATGTCTGGTCATCCCTCCGCATGCCAAGTG GTCTCGGCTGCTCCACCGTGTTGTCTCCTGGAGCTTGTGCTCAGTTTGCAGCGCAGATCTTGGGGTTGAGGGACCACCTGGTGTGGTGCAAACTGAGGGCATCCATGCTCAACACCTGGGTGTCTCTCAAGCTGGCTGACAAGAAGTTACAGGCCTGCAGCCTCTGA